One Betta splendens chromosome 16, fBetSpl5.4, whole genome shotgun sequence genomic window carries:
- the dctn3 gene encoding dynactin subunit 3, with the protein MLGNVIYKRRLRICTSLVRRRLLITSELAYVQTVFVVCSALTMSTNLGTDNLQMRLQALESRIYGDRRNRGGKPVKCAESLARIQAGLTNTANKRERVKILHKKIEDLVKYLDPQFTDHITVPDAMKLEFILAEEDFLLSQAALLEQVSNMQPLLDSSYIRDVPEHATKLQRLSQIHIKQQDQTEAQSLEVKKLFEEYNKMMFLLSKQFTQWDETLRKMEEVKGVRPAE; encoded by the exons ATGTTAGGTAATGTAATATACAAACGGCGTCTTCGTATATGTACGTCATTAGTACGACGGCGCTTGTTAATTACGTCAGAGCTAGCTTACGTTcagactgtgtttgttgtgtgttcagcGTTAACAATGAGTACAAATCTCGGGACGGATAACCTGCAAATGCGTCTTCAGGCACTGGAAAGTCGTATATACGGGGACAGAAGAAACAGAGGTGGAAAACCTGTTAAG TGTGCAGAGTCTTTGGCCAGAATTCAGGCAGGTCTGACCAACACAGCCAACAAGAGAGAGCGAGTAAAGATCCTGCACAAGAAGA TCGAGGATCTTGTGAAGTACCTGGATCCCCAGTTCACTGACCATATCACTGTACCTGATGCTATGAAGCTGGAGTTCATCCTTGCTG AGGAGGACTTTCTGCTCTCccaggctgctctgctggagcaggtTAGCAACATGCAGCCACTATTGGACAGCTCCTACATCAGGG ATGTACCAGAACACGCCACCAAGCTGCAGCGTCTTTCACAGATTCACATCAAACAGCAG GACCAAACCGAAGCTCAGTCACTGGAAGTGAAGAAGCTTTTTGAGGAATACAACAAAATG ATGTTCCTGCTGTCTAAGCAGTTTACACAGTGGGATGAGACACTgagaaagatggaggaggtCAAGGGTGTCCGGCCAGCGGAGTAG